ACGGGTTCAAATTGAGGGCTGAATTCCTCGATGATTCGGCCGTGGCGATCTTCAATCCGGTTAATGAATATCGGATCTATCCTGTTACCCAAGGTGGGGAAGACGGTGTATGCAGTGACCAGCTCCAGGAGGGAAACGCCGGATGAACCCAAAGCCAGAGAAAGGTCAGGCGTAAGGGGTGAGACAATCCCCATCTTACGAGCATACTCTATGACGGGTTTCAAGCCGACCTTTTTTAGAAGCTTGATGGTTATAACATTGCGAGATTTGGTCAGGGCTGTATAAACCAGAGTCGGACCGTGAAATTTCGTATCATAGTTGCGCGGTTTCCACCGGCGCATGTGCAGGAAATCATCATACACGATCGGCGAATCAATAATGATGGACGCCGGTGTAAAACCGTGATCCAGGGCAGCAGTGTAAATGATCGGTTTGAAGGCAGAGCCCGGCTGCCGGCGAGACTGGACAGCCCGGTTGAATTGAGATTCGGTAAAATCGCGTCCTCCAATCAGGACCTTGACTTGACCCGTGTCTATATCCAGGCAAAGGAAAGCGGCTTGCGTCTCAGTCTCCTGCTCCAGAGAAAACAACCAGACCCCGGTCTTAGGCTCCTGGCTGAGCGCCCGAACCAGGATAACGGAACCTGGTCTAAAGACCTTATGGATATCCCGGCCGCCGGTCAGGGCCCATGCAAGTTCCTTGCTTTTAACCCGCCCCTTTAGATGACCGACCTTTATCATTAAACTCTTCGCAGAGGTATTGACGCGGGTCACCACGGCCTCGATTTCACGGCCGGCGGCCATGGGGTCATCGGCCAGGATGGAGGCTTGCTTGATCAGGAAGTCATCAATCTCTTGCCCGGAGAGCTTCCTCAGGGGACCGTAATACTGGTGGCGCTTGATCAGTTCTCGCAGACCGCGCCTGATAGAGCGCCAGGCCGCTGCCTGCATTTCGATGTTAGCTGTGGTGTAAACTTTCAACCCGTCGTTATACAGCCTTTCCGGTCCGTATTTCTTCTCCAGAATGCGGCGGACATGCTCTGTAAAATAGGGGGTGACAGTCAGGTTGACATTGGGCCGTTCGTAAAAAACAAGAGGCTCGGCCTTGGCCTGCCTTGCCTCGCTCCTGGTGATATAACCGACTTCAACCATGCGGTTGAGTGAGTATATCTGGCGTTCTCGAGCCTGCTCCGGGTGAGTAAAGGGTGAATAACGGCTTGGCGCCTGGGTCAGCCCGGCTAGAAAAGCGGCCTGAGCCAGGGTAAGCTGACCCACGCGGGTGTTGAAGTACGACTGCGCCGCCGCTTCCAAACCGTAGGCCCCGTGACCAAGATAAATCTGGTTCAGGTAAAGGGAAAGAATCTCGTCCTTGGTTAGATTC
This DNA window, taken from Deltaproteobacteria bacterium, encodes the following:
- a CDS encoding PBP1A family penicillin-binding protein, which encodes MTIILVLFSLIIILAAAGGVALFFAYQYYSRDLPSIEALRDYQPKTVTYFYSDDGRVIGEFSHERRIVVPLEKIPKHVIQAFIAAEDANFYEHPGIDLTSIVRAFIKNLSAGRIVQGGSTITQQVTRTFLLTRAKTYERKVREAILAYRIDKNLTKDEILSLYLNQIYLGHGAYGLEAAAQSYFNTRVGQLTLAQAAFLAGLTQAPSRYSPFTHPEQARERQIYSLNRMVEVGYITRSEARQAKAEPLVFYERPNVNLTVTPYFTEHVRRILEKKYGPERLYNDGLKVYTTANIEMQAAAWRSIRRGLRELIKRHQYYGPLRKLSGQEIDDFLIKQASILADDPMAAGREIEAVVTRVNTSAKSLMIKVGHLKGRVKSKELAWALTGGRDIHKVFRPGSVILVRALSQEPKTGVWLFSLEQETETQAAFLCLDIDTGQVKVLIGGRDFTESQFNRAVQSRRQPGSAFKPIIYTAALDHGFTPASIIIDSPIVYDDFLHMRRWKPRNYDTKFHGPTLVYTALTKSRNVITIKLLKKVGLKPVIEYARKMGIVSPLTPDLSLALGSSGVSLLELVTAYTVFPTLGNRIDPIFINRIEDRHGRIIEEFSPQFEPVISPQTAYVMLSMLEGVVASGTARKVKALNRPVAGKTGTTNDLADAWFIGFTPGYLTGAWVGRDELKRLGDRETGGRAAAPIFLYFMQEILKDKPVRDFEIPEGVTLAHINPRTGAQAGPETLDPMLLFFKEGTVGTGITEVEVTLDTEADTTGTGLSEKDL